Genomic segment of Streptomyces sp. NA02950:
AGCACCGGCACCTCGGCGGCGACCGCCGCCGTACGCAGCGACTGCAACGCGGTACGGGTGATCGGCCCGGTCAGCGGGTCGACGAAGAGCGCCGCCGGGTACGCGGCGATCTGCGCGTCCACCTCCTCACGGGAATTGACGATCACCGGGCGGTAGCCGCGGTCGCTCAGCGCCTGCTGCGTGGACATGTCCGGCGCGGGCCACACGAGGAGGCGGCGCGGGTTGTCCAGCGGCTCCGGCGGCAGTTCGTCGTCCAGGGGCGGAGTGCGGTCGTCGACGACCTCGATCGCGCCGTTCGGCCCGTCCAGGGGTTCCGGGCCCTCGGCGCCCTCGTCCGGCGCGCCGATCGCGAACGCCCGGCCCGAGCTCTGCGGACCCGGTGCGCGTTGCGGCTGCGGCGTTCGGCCTGCGGCCGCCGCGGCGTCGCGGGCGGGCCCGCCCTGGTCCGCTCCCGGCACCTCGGGACGGGCGGCCAGCTTGCGCCGTCGGCCCGACCCCGTCGCGGCGGTACCGCCGGAGGGCGTCTGGGACTGAGGCTGCGCCGGTGGCTGCTGCCCCTGCGGACGGCCGCCCTGCGGCTGGCCCGGCCGCTGAAGTCCGGTGGGGTGCTGACCGGTGGGGTGCTGACCAACGGGGTGCTGTCCCGTCGGATGCTGCCCCGTGCCGTGTTCGCCGACCTGCTGGGCGAACGGCACGCCCTGCCCGAGCGTCCGCACGCTGATCGCGCGCCCCTGCGTGGTGTCCGCGCCCGGCGGCGCCTCGGCGGGCAGCGGCTGGGAGCCGGGCCGCGCGGGCGCCCCCGACCACTGACCCGACGGCGGGCCGTTCTGCTGAGGTGGCTGGGCGGCGGGGCCCGGCTGCTCGTCGGAGAGCGGCCGACGCGCCCGGCGGCGCCCGGTCGGCTCGGACTGCTGTTCGTGCGGCGGCTGCTGTCCGTGCTCGGGGCCGCGGGCGGCGGGCAGCGCGGCCATGGCCGACCCGCCCTGCCCCGGGGCGCCGTTGGAGGGTACGGGCTCGCCGCGTACGGTCAGACCGCCACCGCCCTGCGGCTGGGCGGCGCCGCGGGGACCGTGCTGTGCGGGGACCAGCCCGGCCGGGCCCAGCTCCGGCGGCAGCCCACCGGGCTCCTGGGGCCGGTCGGCCGCGGCGGGCGGCAGCGCGAAGGGGCCCCGGGCGGCGCCGGGCTCCTCCGCGGGCTGGCCCTGGGGCCGGCCCTGACCCTGACCCTGGGCCTGCTCCTGGTCGGACAACGGCCGTTCCGGGGCCTCGGCCAGTGCCCGGCGCGCCCGGCGCCGTCCCGTGGGCGTGGAAGCCTGCTGCGGCTGGCCGCCGTTGGTGTCCTGCGGCGGCGGGCCCCACTGCGCCTGCTGCTGTTCGTGCGGCGGCTGCTGTTCGTGCTCGGGGCCGCGGGCGGCGGGCAGCGCGGGCAGGGCGCCCGGCTGAACCTGCTGCTGCGGTGCCGGGGCAGTGGCGTCGGCCGCCGCCGGGGGCAGTGCGAGGGCGGACCGGGGGGCCGCGCTGTTCTCCTGGGCCGGGGCGCCGCGCCGGGCGCGCCGACCCCCGGGGGCCTGCCCCTGGGCGGCGATGCCCTGAGGCGGCACAACGCCCATACCGGCGGGGCCGACCGGCTGCGGACCGGCTGCCTCCGGACCGGCTGCCTCCGGACCTGCCGTCTCCGGACCTGGCGTCTCCGGTGCGTCGTCGGCGCGGGCGTGGCGGTGGTGGCCGGTCCCGCTGCCATCGGTGTCCGGGGCGGCGGTGCCGGGTGCCGGGGTCTCGTCGGGGTGCGGACGGGCTCGGCGGCGCCCGGTCGGCCGGGGCTCGTTCTGGTGCGCGCCGGTGTCGCCGCCACTCGCGGCGGGCTGTTCGGCCGTGCCCGCGCCCTGCTCGCCGTTCTGCGTCCCGCTGCCGTCGGTGTCCGGGGCGGCGGTGCCGGGTGCCGGGGTCTCGTCGGGGTGCGGACGGGCTCGGCGGCGCCCGGTCGGCGTGTGGCCGGTGCCGTCCCCGGCCGTACCGCCGCCGGAGGTGCCGCCACCCGACGTAGCACCACCGGCCGTGCCACCGCCCGGCGTACCACCACCGGACGTACCACCACCGGACGTACCGCCGGAAGTGCCCTGTCCCTGCGTACCGTCGGCCTGCCCCGCGCTCGACGCGGTGTTCGCGCGCTCCTGGTCCGCGGCGGCGGCCGAGATCGGTACCTCCAGGACATAGGCGTGCCCGCCCATGCCCGGCATCTCATGGGTCTGGAGTACGCCCCCGTGCCGGCGCACGATCCCGCGCACGATGGGCTCGTGCACCGGGTCGCCGCCCGCGTAGGGCCCGCGGACCTCGATCCTTATGACGTTCCCGCGCTGCGCCGCCGCGACGACGATCGTCGAGTCCCCGGCCGCCGCGCCGCCCGCCGTCGCCTTGCCGGTCGAGTCGACCCCGGCCACGTCCGCGACGAGATGGGCGAGCGCCTGGGCCAGCCGCTCCGCGTCCACCTCGGCCTCGATCGGCGGCGCGTGCACGGCGAACTGCGCCCGGCCCGGGCCGATCAGCTCGACCGCGCCCTCGACACCGGCCGCCACGACCTCGTCCATGGAGACCGCGCGCCGGGCCGGCTCCTCGCCGCCCGCGTCCATCCGCTGATAGCTCAGGACGTTGTCGACGAGCGTGGTCATCCGGGTGTACCCGGCGGCGAGGTGGTGCAGGATCTGGTTGGCCTCCGGCCACAGCTGCCCGGCCGGGTCGTCGGCGAGGACACCCAGCTCGCCCCGCAGTTCCAGCAGCGGTCCGCGCAACGACTGGTCGAGTACGGCCAGCAGCTGGGTGTTCCGGGCGGTGAGGGACTCCACCTGCTCCGTGTACCGCTCGCGCTCCCCGGCCAGCTGCGCCCGGAGGTCCTCCAGCGCCTGGGTGTGCTGGGCGGTGAGCTCCTCCAGTTCGGCCGCGTGCTTGGCGGCGAGGCTCTCCAGCTCTTCGGCGTGCTGGGAGGTGAGGCCCGCCACCTCCTCGGTGTGGGCCGCGACCAGGTCTCGCTCGGCCCGCCGGTCGGTGAAGGTCATCACGGCGCCGACGAGTTGCTCGCCGTCCCGTACGGGCGCGGTCGTCAGATCGACCGGAACCTGGCTGCCGTCCTTGGCCCACAGCACCTGGCCGCGCACCCGGTGCTTGCGGCCGGAGCGCAGGGTGTCGGCGAGCGGCGATTCCTCGTACGGGAAGGGGGAACCGTCCGGGCGCGAGTGGTGTACAAGAGAGTGAAGCTCCTGACCGCCCAGGTCACTGGCCCGATAGCCGAGGATCTGCGCCGCGGACGGGTTGACGAGGACCACCTTGCCCTCGGTGTCCACGCCGACCACGCCCTCCGCCGCCGCGCGCAGAATCATCTCGGTCTGGCGCTGCTGGCGGGCGAGTTCGGCCTCGGTGTCGAGCGTCCCGGTCAGGTCGCGCACGATGAGCATCAGCAGCTCATCGCCGGTGTAGCCGTACTGATCGGCGTAGGGGGTCCGGCCGTCCTCCAGATTGGCGCTGGTCACCTCGACGGGGAACTGCGCCCCGTCGGTGCGCCGGGCCATCATCCGGGTCGGCTTGGTGCCGCTCCTCCGCTCCGTGTCCGTGGGGCGCCGCATCGACCCGGGAATGCGATTGGGATCGAAGGAGGGGAGCAGATCGAGCAGACCACGACCGACGAGCGCGGTCCCCGGCGCCTCGAAGGACTCGAGTGCGATGTGGTTGGCGTTGACGACCGTGCCGTTGCAGTTGACGAGGAGCAGTGCGTCCGGAAGGGCGTCGAGTATCGCTGCGAGGCGAGCAGCGCCTCGGGATGGCCTGCTGCTCACGACGACGCTTCCTCCCTGACTACCTCACCTTGCCGACACTCGCGGTCATTCTGCCGCCCCGTCTGCGGAGTGTCTCTAGGGGAGTCTACGGGCACCGGCGGCGGGCGCGACGGTAGATGAGAGGGAGCTCGCAGCACGACGTACGCGTCTCGACGCACGCCCGGACAAACCCCTCCGGGGGACGGCCCTTCTCCGTCCTGGGCCAATCCCCCGGTCAGCTGCCATCACCACCCATCAGCTGCCAGGCATGCGCAAAACCACGGAGAAACGATCCCATCGGGCGATTTCACACCCGTTGGTGCGGTCGAAGCGCGCGTTGACGGGCCGCCCCGCCCAATGCCCGCTCACCCGCGCGGTGGCCGGCCCCCCGTACATCCCCGTGCACATCGCCCCGGGCGGCACCGGAGCAAAGGGGTCCCGCCCCCACTCCGTCTGCGAGTCCAGCTGCGCACAGGCGGCCCGCGCCCGCGGATGCGTGCCGCCCGTCGGATGGCAGGACAGCACATAGCGCGCGGCATCCATGGGGTCCCCCGTCTCACTCACGGTGATCACCAGACGGTCGGCGCTCTCCCCGTCGATCGGCATCGGAAGCGGCAGCGGCGTCCCCCACGCGGGAGCCAGCGCGGCGACGGAGGCGGCGGCCGTGACGGCCGCGGTGACGGCGAGGCGGTGCAGCGGGGGCATGGGGGCACTCCTGGTGTGATCAATACCGGGGCGCGCTGCCCCTGCCCCCTCTAACGCGCCGCCGCCGCGCGCGTTGCTCCGCCAATAGGGCAATAGGCCTTTGCGGTGGTGCCCGCCCGCCGAGTACCGTAGGGCGCGATTGGTGACATCCCGCCGGGCTGTGACATCATCTGCACACACCACATCGTGCTCGCGCGATGAATCGGTGTGCTGGAGGCTTCGCCTAGTCTGGTCTATGGCGCCGCACTGCTAATGCGGTTTGGGTCTTAAAGCCCATCGAGGGTTCAAATCCCTCAGCCTCCGCTTCTCCAGGAGCCCCGGCCGAAATCGGCCGGGGCTCCTGTGTTTGGGCCCTTCTGTCGCCGCCCGCCGACCGGCGTCACCTTCAGTGTTCACGCAAGCGCTCTACGTAATCCTCCTCGCCGTGATCATGGCCCCGGCCTGCGCCACGCCTCGCCTCCCGGGCGCGCCGGAACGCCGGTCGCGCTGACCCCAAAAAATGGAGTTTCCGCAGGTCAGGCGTGGTGTGGGAAACGGATTTCGCGTGACGCCGCAGGTCATGTAATGTTGTCCCCGCAACGCCGACCGGCAAGAAAAACCGCCGGGAAGCCAAGCGCTCGTAGCTTAACGGATAGAGCACTTGACTACGGATCAAGAGGTTGCAGGTTCGAATCCTGCCGAGCGCGCAGCAGATCAGAGGCCCCTTCCAGTGATGGAAGGGGCCTCTTGCGTTGGCAGTTGACGGCGGTCATTGACGGCAACCGCCGAGCGTTCCGATCAGACGGCGACCAGGGCGCCACCCGAGCCGTCACCATCGTCCGTCCCGTTGCCGTCACGCAGGGCATCGCCGACGCGGTCGAAGGCGGAGCGCTGAGAGTCCAGGCGGACGAAGGTGTAGATGTCCATCGTCACGCGGATCGAACTGTGCCCGAGTACTTCCATGATCATCCGGGCGTCGGCTCCCTGCTCGTGAAGCAGAGACGCGCACGTGTGCCGGAGGTCATGGAAGCGGACGCACCGCACCCCTGCCTTGTCGCACAGGAGGGTGAAGGCACGGTTCAGATTGCGCGGTTCGATGGGTGTTCCGTTCTTGGTGGTGAAGACAAGATCGCTGCCGCCGCCTTTCCACTTGCCACCGGCCGCCAACCTGTCCCCGCGCTGTTGGGCCCGGCGGGCCCGGAGCGCCGTCACGCACTCGGCGGGCAGGGCCACCCGGCGAGCTGAGCGCTGAGTCTTCGGGGCGGAGATCAGTAGTTCCCCACTAACGCGCTGGAGTGTCTGGCGGATGGTGACCGAGCCGTCCACCAGGTCGACGTCCTTCCACCGAAGGCCGAGGACTTCCCCGCGGCGCAGACCGATCCGTACGGCCAGTTCGTACACTGCCCAGAGCCGATTGCCACGCGCCGCCGCCAAGAGCTGCCGTCCCTCGTGCACCGTAAGCGGCTCTATCTCGCGCTTCGTGCCCATGCCCAGCTCAACGTTCTTGGCCACGTTGCGAGGCAACTCGTCCTCCCGAACCGCGTGCTCCAGTGCAGCCCGCAGCAGCACCAGGAGGAACCGCACGGTTCGGTCGGACGGATACGACTTACAGCACTTGCCCAGGGCGCAGCAGCGTCGCTTCCGCTCCGGACGAGCCTTGTCCTTCCCCTGAGCGCAGCACTGGCAGGTACGAGCAGTGGCCGCGAGGAAGGCCCGGATGTCCCGCGCGGTGAGTCGCGTCAGCTTCTTCTTGCCGAGGCCTGGGGCGAGGTAGTTCCTCACGAGCGAGTCATAAGCGGCGTACGTGGCCGGACGGACCTTGATGCGCGCGACGTTGGCCAGCCAATACGTCAGGAAGTCAGCCAGGCTCTGTTTGCTCGTGGCGACGGGCAGCCCATGGTTGGAGTCGGCCTTGAGCCTGGTCAGCTTGTAGTGGGCTTCATCCCACGTCTTCCCGTAAACGCTGCGCCGCTTGTGCGTGCCGTCGGCCGTCAGGACGTACGCGATGCCCTCCCAGCGTCCGTCCCTGCGCTGGTAGATGCTTCCCTCGCCGTTCGAGTTCTTCTTGCCCATCAGGCGGCCTCTCCTTCGGTCTGGCGGGTGATGTAGTCGTGCAGGGCGGATTCAGTGATGCGGCGGCAGCGGCCGACGGTCAGGGAAGCCAGCTCGCGTGAGCGGATGAGGTTGTAGACCGTCCAGCGGCTCACCTGGAGGTGGGCGGCGACTTGGTCCACGTTGAGCAGTCCCGGAGTCACAGCCAGAGGTCCCCTTCTGTCTTGTGGCGGTCGGTAAGGGCGATTTCGTGGCGTACCTGGGCAGCGAGGAGTTCTTCGCCGGGGCTGTAGCCGGAGGCCAAGTACTGCCAGTGGGAGACGACGAGGGTGGTTTCCTCGGGCAGCTCGGGCCGGTCGTCGGCGGCGCGGGCACGTTCGGTGCGCCATGTGCGGCGGGTGTCGCGGAGGGCGCCGAGGGTGGTGGAGTAGCGGCGGGATTTGCTGGAGAAGTGGCCTCGGAAGCCGAGCATGTGGGCCCACTTCCAGAGCTTGAGTTCGGCGAACTCGGGCAGGTGGCCGAGGTCCCAGGCGGTGCGGATCATCTGGCGGACGTGGCTGTGCACGGGCAGGTCGGCGATGGGTTCGGACTGGCCGGTGCCGTCGCACGGGCCGCACAGGTCCCGGAAGCCGTCCGGGCCGTGCTGGTAGCCGCGTCCGGTGCAGTGGGGGCAGCGCAGGGAGCGGTCTACGGTGCCGGAGTCCTCGGCGCTTTTGGTGGCGTACTTGGCGACGTAGGCGGCAACTTTCTGGTCGGTGAGTTCGCCGTCTCCCAGGGCCGCGATTTCGCGGATGTCGAGTTGCTCGCCCCAGGTGAGTTGGCGTTCGCCGATGGCGTCGGAGGTCACGGTGAGTACGGCGCGTTCAGCAGCGGCTTTGACCGCGTGGGTGAGTGCGTCGGTGGTGGCCCACCTGGGTGGAGGCTCGTTGCTTCCTTCGGGGCCGTCGAGGCGGATCACGGCGTGGAAGTGGACCAGGCCGCGCCGCTGATACTCGGCGACTTTGGCGAAGGAGACGCGCAGCGCCGCGTGCAGTGCTTTCTGTGTCAGGCCGAGGTGGGCGGCCAGTTCGCGGCGGAGGTAGGTGGTGAAGCGTGCCCACAGTGCTCCGGCGTGGGCGTTCCACAGCACCGCTCCGGTGTAGTCGTAGGTGGTCGGGGAGAGCGGGGTGCCCAGGGCGGGGTCATCGGTGCGGTGGCGGTCGCCGCAGCGGCAGGCCAGGGTCTCGCCCGCGTCGGTGGTGCGGCGGTTGTGGACTGGCCCGAAGGAGGGGGCGGTGAGGGTGACGAACAGGCGCGGGTGGGTGCGGACGGTGTCGGGCACGGTCTTGCCGCCGGAGAGTCCGGCCCGGATGAGGTGGTAGGTGTCGGCTGCGTAGAGGCGTGAGCAGGCTGGGCAGCGGGAGGAGCGGCGGTTGCCGCAGGTGGTGAGCAGCCGTCCGGTGGGTTCGTCGGCGGTGCTGTATGAGCGGAGCACGGTGTCCGTCGTGGTGTCGCGGGTTTCGGTGGAGCCGACGAGTTGCACGGGCCGGGTGCAGCCGCGGACTTGGCCGATCTGGTCTTGGACGCGGTCGAAGTCGGGGAGTTGGGCGAGGTGGATGAGGTCCCGCAGGGCCAGGCTCGCCACGTGGCGGAGGTCCAGGGGGGCTTTCACGGGGGGTGTCCTTTCTGCTGTCCCAGGGCCCGGGGCAGCACTGGGCGAGGGTGCGAGTGCTGGCCCCGGGGCATGGCGGATGGGGCCCGGGTGGGGCTGGGGAATCTGGATTGCCGGAACGGCCGGCCGGATGTTCAGGCGGAGAGCTGGGCGTGCGCGGCGGCGGCCAGGGGCAGCGCGATGCCGAGGCGGGCCCGGAGCTGAGCCGGGCTGATGCGTTCGCCGTGCTCGGCCTGGTGCGTGGCGGCGATGGTGCGGGCCGCGTTCAGCAGCGGCGCGGGCACGGAGACCGCCGGGACAGGATCCGGCTGTGGCGTGACCGGTCGTGCCACCGGTTCGGGGAGCGGGGCAAGCTCAGGCTGGGAGACCGGTTCCTTCTCGACCGGGGCCGGGACCGGTGCGGTGTGGGCCACGGTGTGGAAGTGGCGCAGGAGTTGGGGTCCGACTGCTCCCCAGCCCAGGAGGAGGAGCGGGGCGACCGCGTCCACGGCGGCGCGGCCGTAGTGCCGGGCGGCGATCGGTTCTGCGACGTTGAGGGCCAGGGTCAGCAGCCCGGACAGGTGCATGAGCCGGGTGGCGCCCTTGATGTGCTCGGCGGCCACGCCCCGCAGGGACAGGTAGCGCAGGGCCACCAGGAGGCCGACAACGGACAGGTCCACCATCGGTGCGATCAGCGGCGCGATCGGTCCTGGGACGCCCAGGCGCAGGGCCAGGGCCCAGACGTTGCCGAAGGAGAAGACGAAGGCCAGGGCCGCGATGATGCCCATGATCACGGTCACGGTGCGCTGAGTGATCCGGTCCTCGGACAAAGCGAGTCACCTCCTTTTGATGCCGTGACGGGCATATGGGCAGGTTCAGACCGCGACCATCATCGTGAGCGGGTCGTTCCGGCCGAGGGTGGAGACCGCGAGCTGTTCCAGCAGCTCGGCCGGGGCGCGGGTCAGCTGGGCGGTGTCGATGGCGATACGGGCAGCGTCGGCATCGGCGACGTAGGGAGTACGGATGCGGGTGAAGCCGGGGCGTCCCTGGTGGGCCATGGAGGCCACGCCGACGTAGGCGGGGTCCTGGAGTGCCGTGGGGTTGGCGTCCGGCCAGTTCCGGATGTCCTCGCCCAGGGCTGCAACGGAGGCGTCGGCGGTCTTCTGCGCGAAGGACAGACCCACCGGGCACACGTCCCGGATGAAGGTGGGTATGGCGTCGCCGGTCCCCTTCTGGGTCGCGATGATCACCAGGATGCCGACGCTGCGCCCCTTCTTCACCAGATCCTCCACCAGCCGCGCGTTCTCAGCCGCCAGGGCCGCCAGCTTCTTGGACTGCGCGTCCGACCCCTTGTGGTCGCGGAAATACGTGTGGGCTTCGTCGATGATCAGCACGGTCAACGGCCATGCGGCCGAGGGCCCGACGTGCCACATGTTCTTGACGCCCAGCAGGGCACGGACGGATGCCGAGCGGTTCCGCCGCAGCGTCACCAACTCCTTGAAGAGTTGGTTCGCCTCCGCCAGGTCGTCACCGGCGAACGCGAACGTCCGCTGCACCAGGTCCGCGTAGTCGCCCTCATGGGACGAGGTCACCTTGCCGTCGGCCACCGCGTACTGAATCGCAGGCGAGGGCGCCGTGTCACAGATGAACTTGTTGACCAGCGACGTCTTGCCGAAGCCCGGCAGCCCGGCCACCGTGACACCGGGCACGTTGGCCAGGCTGACACTCACCGGCTGCGCGTACTCGTCCAACCCCATGTCCCACGCTGTCAGTTCCTCCGGCACCGACCCGGTGGGGGTGTGCTCGGTCGGGACGGTCAGCGGGTCCATCCGCACGCCACGGATCACCAGCTGACCCGGCTTGTCGGGGAGGACCGAGACCCGGGTACACCGCCAGGCGTCCGCCAGATACGGCGCAGCTTTCTGGAACTCGGCCAAGCTCACCTTGGGCAGACACCCGGCGCGGACCAGCACCCCGTACCGGTCAGATGCGACCCGGATCTTCGGGATCAGAACGCGAGGCTTGGGCACCTTCCCGTCCGGCGCCACGATCACGGCGGGAGGGGTCTTGTCGGTCACCGACAGCCCGGCCATCGGAGCCAGCCGACGCCAGCCCCAGCGCACACGTATCGCCTGCCGGATGCTGACCCGCGTCATCGCGTCGGAACGTACGTAGCGGACCAGCCACCACACGGCCCAGATGACGATCGGGGCCAGGGCCGCCCCGGCCAGAGCCGGGGCAGACCCGATGATTTCGCCTACACTCACGGTGCGTCCTTGTAGAGGAATCGGAAGAGGGACATGCGGAGTTCCAGCAGGTCACGGCCGGAGGTGAACTTCGGGTAGCCGTGCGACTCGATCACCTTGACCACGTCGAAGAGCAGGCCATTGGTGAACCGCGAATCGGTATCCCCGCTGTCCGGCGCGACCGGGTAGACCCGTTTGGGGGCGGCGGCCGTCACTTGCCCACCGCCGCGAGTTCGAGCTTCGCCGCCCGGTAGGCCACGCCGTCGGACAGCTGCCCGTTGAAGACACGCGCCCACGGGGTGGCGAACAGGTCCGTCACCCGCACCGGCACACCCGGCTGGATGCCGTCCGGCAGACCGCTCTCCGGAACGGTGATCTTCATCTGCTCGGCGCGACCCTCTTCCATGAGGAAGACGGTCAGGGTGTGCAGGGTCTCCCCCGTGTCGCGGTCCGTGGCGAGAACCCCCGTCTCGGGGTCCTTCACCTTCGGCATCGGCAGCGTGCCTGCGATGAACTGCGTGGAGGGCAGCAGCCCCACGCGGATACGGGTCATAGCCATGGGAGTTACGTCCTTTCGGTTGTGCTGTTCCGCCGGGCGGCGGGGTGCGATCAATAGAAGCTCGCTCACCTAGCAATGTCAAGTGCACGAGGTTAGCTAGGTTCCGTGGGTTAAGGGCATGCGCTTGTCAGATGGGTGTGCTAGGGCTGCTAGACCTGGCTACCCTGGTAGACATGACGCCTGCCAGCTCCGCCAAACACGACCGTCGGCCGCCCTATCAGCATGCAGCCGACGAGCTTCGGCGCGAGATCAAAGCAGGTCGGTACAAGCCTGGTGATCAACTCCCGCCCTATCGGGAGCTGCAAGAGCGCTTCGGCGTGGCCAACATGACCGCACGTTCCGCGCTGAACGTCCTACGGGACGAAGGGTTGATCTACACCATTCAGGGCCGCGGCAGCTTCGTGGCCGACTACGAGGGCAGCGGTATCGACTACACCCCGCCCGCCTGGTACCTCGCCAACGACAGCAAGGCCGCCGACGCGGAGTCGAGCGAGGGCGCCGCCGAGAAGATCGGAGCCGACAGCGGCGCGGCTGCCGGATCCACCCTCACCGCCATGCTCACCGCGTTGCGCGATGAACTCAGAGCACTCAGCGCCGAGCACCAGGCGCTGCGCCGGGAAGTCGAGGAGCTGAAGAAGGCACAGCAGTCCCAGTCCTGAGTTGCGCGAGCTCTTCCCGCATCTGTGTCGCCTCACGGTTGAGTCTCGCCACCGTGGCAGTCATTTCCCGCACCAGTGCCTCCGCCTCCGCCGCCTCCCGGCTGCACATGCTGGCCACCTCCCTTTCCAGGGCGCCTATCCACTCGGTCATTTCTCCCCGATCACCGCTGTTGAGCTGTGTCTACCGGTCGAACCAGCTAAGTTCGAGACCTGCGGTGCCACGCTCCCGCCAGGCGGAGGAATACTTCTCTTCCCGTCCCGCCACACGGGGCTATGTCTCTGAGTGCTCACGCCGTTTGCCCTTCCGTTGATCAGCGCTTCACTTCCTACAGGTGTCGGAAACCACGTGCGTGTGACGGGTGAGCCCATGACCCACGTCACGGGCCCTGGCAACCCGCAAGCCCAGCACATCACCCGACCTTGACCACACGGTTGACCATGCCAGGGGTGACCATGCGCGGGCAGCAAGGTCACGGAGGCATAACTCCTCTGGAAGTTTGTCGAGTTGTAGGCACACGTCACTGACCATCACGCACACCACGCGGGCACCTCCACGAATGCGAAGTCCTACCGACTGGCGTATGGCCGTTGCGGTATCCACAGCCCCACCCTGCAAGGTCCCTCCTGTGGATAAACTTCGCCGATCACCAGAACAGATAGCCCCAGATCGGACTTACCGGTTCTGACTCGCATGGTCGTCGTGGATCAGGAGCGATGCATGACTGCGCGACCAGCTCATGACCGCGCGACCGGCCAGGAGGCAGCACAGCGGAGCTGTTCAGAGTTTCTTTACTGGATCAAGACGGCCCGCTGGCGCGGGCCGTGCGCGCTGGCGGCCCGTGGCCGCCGCCCGCTCCTGTCTGCCGCCCCGCTCAGCGGCGACCGCGCCCCACTCAGCGCGCCAGGCCGCAACAGCGCACCACCAGATGCAGTAGGAACCTGAACCGCCATGCCATGCCGCCTCCTGCCGAACCCGACGGCCGCACCGACGCAGCAGCATGCCCAGGCCCCTGTTCCCAGCAACCCAGCTCAGCCGGAACGCGCACGGGTCACCGATCACCTCAGCAGCCGGACGGACCGAGTAGGCCCGTGGCGCGGCGCCCGCTTTCGTCGCGGTCTGCGGACCGGTCGCGCCATCGCTGATTGGCCGGCCGGGGCGGAGCGGAGGCGGCTGCGGGTCAAAGATCAAGAACATGGCAGAGTGGTTGATCCCGGTGGGTGATTGAGGCCCATACGTGCGGGTGCTCTGTCGGCTCTCCCGCCGTCGTGGCTGACTTTCCCTACCTGAGGCATCAGTGCCAGCCCCCTCAACACTCCAATCAAGCTGGAACGGGGACCGACCCGACCCAGTGGTACCGCCCTCTCGGTGCACCTCCGTCCGCAACCACACCTCCGCGAAACCCACATCGATTGCTTCCCCTGTCATGCGCACCCGCTCACGTCCCCTTCCACATCGCGGCGTACAGGCCAGCCGAGGCAGCGTGCGCGAGCACGACAACCACCCCGGTACCATCGGGTACCGGGGTCCTGATCAGGGACTCTCAACCGGACCACCCCGGTAGCTGTCCAGGCGT
This window contains:
- a CDS encoding helix-turn-helix domain-containing protein; amino-acid sequence: MTPGLLNVDQVAAHLQVSRWTVYNLIRSRELASLTVGRCRRITESALHDYITRQTEGEAA
- a CDS encoding PAS domain-containing protein; protein product: MSSRPSRGAARLAAILDALPDALLLVNCNGTVVNANHIALESFEAPGTALVGRGLLDLLPSFDPNRIPGSMRRPTDTERRSGTKPTRMMARRTDGAQFPVEVTSANLEDGRTPYADQYGYTGDELLMLIVRDLTGTLDTEAELARQQRQTEMILRAAAEGVVGVDTEGKVVLVNPSAAQILGYRASDLGGQELHSLVHHSRPDGSPFPYEESPLADTLRSGRKHRVRGQVLWAKDGSQVPVDLTTAPVRDGEQLVGAVMTFTDRRAERDLVAAHTEEVAGLTSQHAEELESLAAKHAAELEELTAQHTQALEDLRAQLAGERERYTEQVESLTARNTQLLAVLDQSLRGPLLELRGELGVLADDPAGQLWPEANQILHHLAAGYTRMTTLVDNVLSYQRMDAGGEEPARRAVSMDEVVAAGVEGAVELIGPGRAQFAVHAPPIEAEVDAERLAQALAHLVADVAGVDSTGKATAGGAAAGDSTIVVAAAQRGNVIRIEVRGPYAGGDPVHEPIVRGIVRRHGGVLQTHEMPGMGGHAYVLEVPISAAAADQERANTASSAGQADGTQGQGTSGGTSGGGTSGGGTPGGGTAGGATSGGGTSGGGTAGDGTGHTPTGRRRARPHPDETPAPGTAAPDTDGSGTQNGEQGAGTAEQPAASGGDTGAHQNEPRPTGRRRARPHPDETPAPGTAAPDTDGSGTGHHRHARADDAPETPGPETAGPEAAGPEAAGPQPVGPAGMGVVPPQGIAAQGQAPGGRRARRGAPAQENSAAPRSALALPPAAADATAPAPQQQVQPGALPALPAARGPEHEQQPPHEQQQAQWGPPPQDTNGGQPQQASTPTGRRRARRALAEAPERPLSDQEQAQGQGQGRPQGQPAEEPGAARGPFALPPAAADRPQEPGGLPPELGPAGLVPAQHGPRGAAQPQGGGGLTVRGEPVPSNGAPGQGGSAMAALPAARGPEHGQQPPHEQQSEPTGRRRARRPLSDEQPGPAAQPPQQNGPPSGQWSGAPARPGSQPLPAEAPPGADTTQGRAISVRTLGQGVPFAQQVGEHGTGQHPTGQHPVGQHPTGQHPTGLQRPGQPQGGRPQGQQPPAQPQSQTPSGGTAATGSGRRRKLAARPEVPGADQGGPARDAAAAAGRTPQPQRAPGPQSSGRAFAIGAPDEGAEGPEPLDGPNGAIEVVDDRTPPLDDELPPEPLDNPRRLLVWPAPDMSTQQALSDRGYRPVIVNSREEVDAQIAAYPAALFVDPLTGPITRTALQSLRTAAVAAEVPVLVTAGLGQATREAAYGADPAVLLKALAPRDSEQHPPRVLLIEEHEPIAAALTATLERRGMQVARAATDADAVTLAGQMRPNLVVMDLMQVRRRRAGIVDWLRGNGLLNRTPLVVYTSADIDPGQLPRLTSGETVLFLAERSTSAEVQARIVDLLAKIGTN
- a CDS encoding SSI family serine proteinase inhibitor, with product MPPLHRLAVTAAVTAAASVAALAPAWGTPLPLPMPIDGESADRLVITVSETGDPMDAARYVLSCHPTGGTHPRARAACAQLDSQTEWGRDPFAPVPPGAMCTGMYGGPATARVSGHWAGRPVNARFDRTNGCEIARWDRFSVVLRMPGS
- a CDS encoding replication initiator, which translates into the protein MKAPLDLRHVASLALRDLIHLAQLPDFDRVQDQIGQVRGCTRPVQLVGSTETRDTTTDTVLRSYSTADEPTGRLLTTCGNRRSSRCPACSRLYAADTYHLIRAGLSGGKTVPDTVRTHPRLFVTLTAPSFGPVHNRRTTDAGETLACRCGDRHRTDDPALGTPLSPTTYDYTGAVLWNAHAGALWARFTTYLRRELAAHLGLTQKALHAALRVSFAKVAEYQRRGLVHFHAVIRLDGPEGSNEPPPRWATTDALTHAVKAAAERAVLTVTSDAIGERQLTWGEQLDIREIAALGDGELTDQKVAAYVAKYATKSAEDSGTVDRSLRCPHCTGRGYQHGPDGFRDLCGPCDGTGQSEPIADLPVHSHVRQMIRTAWDLGHLPEFAELKLWKWAHMLGFRGHFSSKSRRYSTTLGALRDTRRTWRTERARAADDRPELPEETTLVVSHWQYLASGYSPGEELLAAQVRHEIALTDRHKTEGDLWL
- the xerC gene encoding tyrosine recombinase XerC, encoding MGKKNSNGEGSIYQRRDGRWEGIAYVLTADGTHKRRSVYGKTWDEAHYKLTRLKADSNHGLPVATSKQSLADFLTYWLANVARIKVRPATYAAYDSLVRNYLAPGLGKKKLTRLTARDIRAFLAATARTCQCCAQGKDKARPERKRRCCALGKCCKSYPSDRTVRFLLVLLRAALEHAVREDELPRNVAKNVELGMGTKREIEPLTVHEGRQLLAAARGNRLWAVYELAVRIGLRRGEVLGLRWKDVDLVDGSVTIRQTLQRVSGELLISAPKTQRSARRVALPAECVTALRARRAQQRGDRLAAGGKWKGGGSDLVFTTKNGTPIEPRNLNRAFTLLCDKAGVRCVRFHDLRHTCASLLHEQGADARMIMEVLGHSSIRVTMDIYTFVRLDSQRSAFDRVGDALRDGNGTDDGDGSGGALVAV